Proteins encoded in a region of the Acetoanaerobium noterae genome:
- the rpmG gene encoding 50S ribosomal protein L33 — MRVKITLACQECKQRNYNTTKNKKNDPDRIELSKYCRFCKKHTAHKETK; from the coding sequence ATGAGAGTAAAAATAACACTTGCTTGCCAAGAGTGTAAGCAAAGAAACTACAACACTACAAAAAACAAGAAGAATGACCCAGACAGAATAGAGCTTAGCAAATACTGCAGATTCTGCAAAAAGCACACTGCGCATAAAGAAACTAAATAG
- the secE gene encoding preprotein translocase subunit SecE → MSAEANVKKGIGASLRETRTELKKVHWPSRKELTNYTWIVIFSVFIVSLIIYLIDSGLGFIIEKVVSL, encoded by the coding sequence TTGTCAGCAGAAGCAAATGTAAAAAAAGGTATAGGAGCTTCTCTAAGAGAAACCAGAACAGAACTTAAAAAGGTTCATTGGCCAAGCCGCAAGGAATTAACAAACTATACTTGGATTGTTATATTCTCAGTATTTATTGTGAGCTTAATAATTTATCTTATAGATTCTGGGCTAGGGTTTATCATTGAGAAAGTAGTTTCTTTATAA
- the nusG gene encoding transcription termination/antitermination protein NusG has product MSEQEQAKWYVIHTYSGHENKVKATIEKAVANRGMEDLIQDVAVPVEDVVENKNGKEKIRQRKVFPGYVLIKMIVTDESWYVVRNTKGVTGFVGPNSKPVALTAEEVENMGVEKQKSFDLVVDFSIGDKIQVSGGPFDGFAGTIEEINHDKKHAKVNISMFGRETPVELEFYQVKKVK; this is encoded by the coding sequence ATGTCAGAACAAGAACAAGCCAAATGGTATGTAATACATACTTATTCCGGACATGAAAACAAGGTGAAAGCTACAATTGAAAAAGCCGTTGCCAACAGAGGCATGGAAGACTTGATTCAGGACGTTGCTGTTCCTGTTGAAGACGTTGTCGAAAACAAGAATGGCAAAGAAAAAATCAGGCAAAGGAAAGTGTTTCCGGGTTATGTGCTGATTAAGATGATTGTTACGGACGAATCCTGGTACGTTGTAAGGAATACAAAAGGAGTTACTGGATTTGTAGGACCAAACTCAAAACCAGTAGCGCTAACAGCAGAAGAAGTTGAGAACATGGGAGTTGAAAAGCAAAAGAGCTTTGACCTTGTTGTAGATTTCTCTATAGGAGATAAAATCCAAGTTTCAGGAGGACCTTTTGATGGTTTTGCAGGTACGATTGAAGAAATCAACCATGACAAAAAACATGCAAAGGTCAACATTTCCATGTTTGGAAGAGAAACTCCAGTAGAACTTGAGTTTTATCAGGTTAAAAAGGTAAAGTAA